The Streptomyces sp. Alt3 genome has a segment encoding these proteins:
- the xseA gene encoding exodeoxyribonuclease VII large subunit, with the protein MALTTSPEAPLPVGDVSRLIGGWIDRLGAVWVEGQITQLSRRPGAGVVFLTLRDPSHDISVSVTCFRQVFDRIADVVTEGARVVVLAKPEWYAPRGQLSLRATEIRPVGIGELLVRLEQLKKSLAAEGLFALDRKKPLPFLPQLIGLVSGRASAAERDVLENARRRWPAVRFEVRNTAVQGVHAVNQVVQAVQELDGLPEVDVIVVARGGGSVEDLLPFSDEALIRAVAACRTPVVSAIGHEPDSPLLDLVADVRASTPTDAAKKVVPDVGEELDRVQQLRDRALRTVRGLIDREERGLAHALGRSSMERPQRMVDEREAEVDALVGRSRRVLGHLLDRADSELAHTRARVVALSPAATLERGYAVLQRPDGHVVRSPADAGAPGGELRARVSEGEFTVRVAE; encoded by the coding sequence ATGGCTCTCACTACGTCCCCGGAAGCCCCGCTGCCCGTCGGCGACGTGTCACGGCTGATCGGCGGGTGGATCGACCGGCTCGGCGCCGTCTGGGTGGAGGGGCAGATCACCCAGCTGTCACGCCGGCCGGGTGCCGGGGTGGTGTTCCTGACGCTGCGTGACCCGTCCCATGACATCTCGGTCAGCGTGACCTGCTTCCGGCAGGTCTTCGACCGGATCGCCGACGTCGTGACGGAGGGCGCTCGGGTGGTCGTCCTCGCCAAGCCCGAGTGGTACGCCCCTCGCGGGCAGTTGTCCCTGCGTGCCACGGAGATACGGCCGGTGGGCATCGGCGAGCTGCTGGTGCGGCTGGAGCAGCTGAAGAAGTCGCTGGCGGCCGAGGGGCTCTTCGCCCTGGACCGGAAGAAGCCTCTGCCGTTCCTCCCGCAGCTGATCGGCCTGGTCTCCGGGCGGGCCTCCGCGGCGGAGCGCGATGTGCTGGAGAACGCCAGGCGGCGCTGGCCCGCGGTGCGCTTCGAGGTGCGCAACACCGCGGTGCAGGGCGTGCACGCCGTGAACCAGGTGGTCCAGGCGGTGCAGGAGCTGGACGGGCTGCCGGAGGTCGACGTGATCGTCGTCGCCCGCGGCGGCGGCAGCGTCGAGGACCTGCTGCCCTTCTCGGACGAGGCGCTGATCCGGGCGGTGGCCGCGTGCCGGACGCCGGTGGTCTCCGCCATCGGGCACGAGCCGGACTCGCCGCTCCTCGACCTGGTGGCGGATGTGCGGGCCTCGACGCCGACGGACGCGGCGAAGAAGGTCGTGCCGGACGTGGGCGAGGAGCTCGACCGCGTCCAGCAGCTCCGGGACCGGGCGCTGCGGACCGTGCGCGGGCTGATCGACCGGGAGGAGCGGGGGCTCGCGCACGCGCTGGGCAGGTCCTCGATGGAGCGTCCGCAGCGGATGGTGGACGAGCGGGAGGCCGAGGTCGACGCGCTGGTCGGGCGGAGCCGCAGGGTGCTCGGGCACCTGCTGGACCGCGCCGACTCGGAGCTCGCGCACACCCGGGCCCGGGTCGTGGCGCTGTCACCGGCGGCGACGCTGGAGCGGGGTTACGCCGTCCTGCAGCGGCCGGACGGCCATGTGGTCCGCTCCCCCGCGGATGCCGGGGCGCCGGGCGGGGAGCTGCGGGCGCGGGTCTCCGAGGGCGAGTTCACCGTACGGGTCGCGGAGTGA
- a CDS encoding exodeoxyribonuclease VII small subunit, which produces MTDDGTTTAATAGTLGYEQARDELIEVVRRLEAGGTTLEESLALWERGEELAKVCRHWLEGARARLDAALAGPREPSEGDGGTD; this is translated from the coding sequence ATGACGGACGACGGGACGACGACGGCTGCCACGGCGGGCACTCTCGGGTACGAACAGGCGCGGGACGAGCTGATCGAGGTCGTACGCCGCCTGGAGGCGGGCGGGACGACGCTGGAGGAGTCGCTGGCCCTGTGGGAGCGCGGCGAGGAGCTGGCCAAGGTGTGCCGGCACTGGCTGGAGGGCGCGCGGGCCCGCCTGGACGCGGCCCTGGCGGGTCCCCGGGAGCCCTCGGAGGGCGACGGCGGCACGGACTGA